A single region of the Brassica rapa cultivar Chiifu-401-42 chromosome A03, CAAS_Brap_v3.01, whole genome shotgun sequence genome encodes:
- the LOC103860981 gene encoding phospho-N-acetylmuramoyl-pentapeptide-transferase homolog isoform X3 — protein MGHISSFSVKAFDDDSFDYDSGDIFAAAYSISSSEGEESDGEYGLNVVTETTAQRLAKFPRGRKKHRIRYGINLGLLAFLTLLLLFMDSFAWKIVRLPLPPYFLSLPFFTSAILVTLAGYICVPMLDRMKVHEPIRRLGLVTHSRRQTIPTMGGLFFVPIGVIVAIAMTKFSSIEVAGAAAVTVLFAAVGLVDDFLSLCSDNNNGLSAKIQLLLEQGAVGTGFAFWLERASISSPYGMKMLVPLPSPLGLICLGKLYLLLTSLYFVSMGNLVKATDGLDGLAGGIAALAFVAMAIVVLPICSDLSIFGASMAGACFGFLLHNRYRASVSMGGTGSLAIGGALAAMAACSGMFLPLFISSGVSILEAASVIIQVAFYSATKRLKGKGRRVFKTVPFHHHLRLSGLKEPMIVTMAYVISSLLSLSAAYIGLISV, from the exons ATGGGGCATATTAGCTCTTTCTCAGTCAAGGCCTTTGATGAC GATTCATTTGATTATGATTCCGGTGACATATTTGCTGCTGCTTATTCCATTTCTTCTAGTGAAGGCGAAGAGAGCGATGGTGAGTACGGTCTCAATGTGGTTACTGAAACAACCGCACAAAGGCTCGCCAAGTTCCCTAGGGGCCGCAAAAAGCACAG GATCAGATACGGGATTAATTTGGGGCTTCTTGCCTTCTTGACACTCCTGCTTTTATTTATGGACTCTTTTGCTTGGAAGATCGTTAGACTCCCTCTCCCTCCATATTTCTTGAGCCTGCCCTTCTTCACATCGGCGATTTTAGTCACCTTAGCAGGTTACATTTGCGTTCCCATGCTAGACAGAATGAAAGTGCACGAGCCAATCAGGAGACTAGGGCTAGTTACTCATAGCCGCAGACAAACAATCCCCACAATGGGTGGTTTGTTCTTTGTTCCTATTGGTGTTATTGTTGCAATAGCCATGACTAAATTCTCTTCCATCGAAGTCGCTGGAGCAGCAGCTGTTACTGTATTGTTTGCAGCGGTTGGTCTAGTTGACGACTTTTTAAGCCTCTGCAGTGATAATAACAACGGTTTATCTGCAAAGATACAACTCCTTTTGGAG CAGGGAGCGGTCGGGACAGGTTTTGCGTTTTGGTTGGAGAGGGCAAGCATATCATCTCCTTATGGCAT GAAGATGTTGGTTCCTTTGCCTTCACCATTAGGTCTCATTTGCTTGGGAAAACTTTACCTATTGTTGACATCGTTATACTTCGTTTCCATGGGGAACTTAGTCAAAGCAACCGATGGTCTCGATGGATTGGCTGGAGGTATTGCTGCCTTGGCTTTCGTTGCAATGGCAATAGTAGTTCTTCCTATTTGCTCTG ATCTTTCTATTTTTGGAGCTTCGATGGCTGGAGCTTGCTTTGGGTTTCTACTTCATAATCGGTACAGAGCATCTGTGTCCATGGGAGGTACTGGATCATTGGCCATCGGTGGAGCTTTGGCTGCAATGGCTGCTTGCTCTGGAATGTTCTTGCCATTGTTCATATCCTCTGGTGTTTCTATCTTGGAAGCTGCTTCTGTCATTATTCAG GTAGCGTTTTACTCGGCGACTAAGCGTTTAAAGGGAAAAGGGCGTCGGGTTTTCAAAACAGTGCCGTTTCATCATCACCTAAGGCTAAGTGGCTTGAAGGAACCAATGATAGTAACAATGGCATATGTTATATCGTCTTTGCTCTCTCTTTCAGCAGCTTACATAGGTCTTATCTCTGTATAA
- the LOC103860981 gene encoding phospho-N-acetylmuramoyl-pentapeptide-transferase homolog isoform X1 has product MRSIPLSGSSYRIHHPNPFRCPESLPLLSVTRLRVLQSRSPSSFKFNVARHGCTMGHISSFSVKAFDDDSFDYDSGDIFAAAYSISSSEGEESDGEYGLNVVTETTAQRLAKFPRGRKKHRIRYGINLGLLAFLTLLLLFMDSFAWKIVRLPLPPYFLSLPFFTSAILVTLAGYICVPMLDRMKVHEPIRRLGLVTHSRRQTIPTMGGLFFVPIGVIVAIAMTKFSSIEVAGAAAVTVLFAAVGLVDDFLSLCSDNNNGLSAKIQLLLEQGAVGTGFAFWLERASISSPYGMKMLVPLPSPLGLICLGKLYLLLTSLYFVSMGNLVKATDGLDGLAGGIAALAFVAMAIVVLPICSDLSIFGASMAGACFGFLLHNRYRASVSMGGTGSLAIGGALAAMAACSGMFLPLFISSGVSILEAASVIIQVAFYSATKRLKGKGRRVFKTVPFHHHLRLSGLKEPMIVTMAYVISSLLSLSAAYIGLISV; this is encoded by the exons ATGAGATCTATACCGTTGAGTGGGAGCTCATACCGAATCCATCATCCGAATCCGTTTCGATGTCCCGAATCGCTGCCTCTCCTCTCCGTCACTCGTCTTCGCGTCCTCCAATCTCGATCTCCCTCTTCCTTCAAG TTCAATGTAGCAAGGCATGGATGCACCATGGGGCATATTAGCTCTTTCTCAGTCAAGGCCTTTGATGAC GATTCATTTGATTATGATTCCGGTGACATATTTGCTGCTGCTTATTCCATTTCTTCTAGTGAAGGCGAAGAGAGCGATGGTGAGTACGGTCTCAATGTGGTTACTGAAACAACCGCACAAAGGCTCGCCAAGTTCCCTAGGGGCCGCAAAAAGCACAG GATCAGATACGGGATTAATTTGGGGCTTCTTGCCTTCTTGACACTCCTGCTTTTATTTATGGACTCTTTTGCTTGGAAGATCGTTAGACTCCCTCTCCCTCCATATTTCTTGAGCCTGCCCTTCTTCACATCGGCGATTTTAGTCACCTTAGCAGGTTACATTTGCGTTCCCATGCTAGACAGAATGAAAGTGCACGAGCCAATCAGGAGACTAGGGCTAGTTACTCATAGCCGCAGACAAACAATCCCCACAATGGGTGGTTTGTTCTTTGTTCCTATTGGTGTTATTGTTGCAATAGCCATGACTAAATTCTCTTCCATCGAAGTCGCTGGAGCAGCAGCTGTTACTGTATTGTTTGCAGCGGTTGGTCTAGTTGACGACTTTTTAAGCCTCTGCAGTGATAATAACAACGGTTTATCTGCAAAGATACAACTCCTTTTGGAG CAGGGAGCGGTCGGGACAGGTTTTGCGTTTTGGTTGGAGAGGGCAAGCATATCATCTCCTTATGGCAT GAAGATGTTGGTTCCTTTGCCTTCACCATTAGGTCTCATTTGCTTGGGAAAACTTTACCTATTGTTGACATCGTTATACTTCGTTTCCATGGGGAACTTAGTCAAAGCAACCGATGGTCTCGATGGATTGGCTGGAGGTATTGCTGCCTTGGCTTTCGTTGCAATGGCAATAGTAGTTCTTCCTATTTGCTCTG ATCTTTCTATTTTTGGAGCTTCGATGGCTGGAGCTTGCTTTGGGTTTCTACTTCATAATCGGTACAGAGCATCTGTGTCCATGGGAGGTACTGGATCATTGGCCATCGGTGGAGCTTTGGCTGCAATGGCTGCTTGCTCTGGAATGTTCTTGCCATTGTTCATATCCTCTGGTGTTTCTATCTTGGAAGCTGCTTCTGTCATTATTCAG GTAGCGTTTTACTCGGCGACTAAGCGTTTAAAGGGAAAAGGGCGTCGGGTTTTCAAAACAGTGCCGTTTCATCATCACCTAAGGCTAAGTGGCTTGAAGGAACCAATGATAGTAACAATGGCATATGTTATATCGTCTTTGCTCTCTCTTTCAGCAGCTTACATAGGTCTTATCTCTGTATAA
- the LOC103860981 gene encoding phospho-N-acetylmuramoyl-pentapeptide-transferase homolog isoform X2 — translation MRSIPLSGSSYRIHHPNPFRCPESLPLLSVTRLRVLQSRSPSSFKFNVARHGCTMGHISSFSVKAFDDDSFDYDSGDIFAAAYSISSSEGEESDGEYGLNVVTETTAQRLAKFPRGRKKHRIRYGINLGLLAFLTLLLLFMDSFAWKIVRLPLPPYFLSLPFFTSAILVTLAGYICVPMLDRMKVHEPIRRLGLVTHSRRQTIPTMGGLFFVPIGVIVAIAMTKFSSIEVAGAAAVTVLFAAVGLVDDFLSLCSDNNNGLSAKIQLLLEGAVGTGFAFWLERASISSPYGMKMLVPLPSPLGLICLGKLYLLLTSLYFVSMGNLVKATDGLDGLAGGIAALAFVAMAIVVLPICSDLSIFGASMAGACFGFLLHNRYRASVSMGGTGSLAIGGALAAMAACSGMFLPLFISSGVSILEAASVIIQVAFYSATKRLKGKGRRVFKTVPFHHHLRLSGLKEPMIVTMAYVISSLLSLSAAYIGLISV, via the exons ATGAGATCTATACCGTTGAGTGGGAGCTCATACCGAATCCATCATCCGAATCCGTTTCGATGTCCCGAATCGCTGCCTCTCCTCTCCGTCACTCGTCTTCGCGTCCTCCAATCTCGATCTCCCTCTTCCTTCAAG TTCAATGTAGCAAGGCATGGATGCACCATGGGGCATATTAGCTCTTTCTCAGTCAAGGCCTTTGATGAC GATTCATTTGATTATGATTCCGGTGACATATTTGCTGCTGCTTATTCCATTTCTTCTAGTGAAGGCGAAGAGAGCGATGGTGAGTACGGTCTCAATGTGGTTACTGAAACAACCGCACAAAGGCTCGCCAAGTTCCCTAGGGGCCGCAAAAAGCACAG GATCAGATACGGGATTAATTTGGGGCTTCTTGCCTTCTTGACACTCCTGCTTTTATTTATGGACTCTTTTGCTTGGAAGATCGTTAGACTCCCTCTCCCTCCATATTTCTTGAGCCTGCCCTTCTTCACATCGGCGATTTTAGTCACCTTAGCAGGTTACATTTGCGTTCCCATGCTAGACAGAATGAAAGTGCACGAGCCAATCAGGAGACTAGGGCTAGTTACTCATAGCCGCAGACAAACAATCCCCACAATGGGTGGTTTGTTCTTTGTTCCTATTGGTGTTATTGTTGCAATAGCCATGACTAAATTCTCTTCCATCGAAGTCGCTGGAGCAGCAGCTGTTACTGTATTGTTTGCAGCGGTTGGTCTAGTTGACGACTTTTTAAGCCTCTGCAGTGATAATAACAACGGTTTATCTGCAAAGATACAACTCCTTTTGGAG GGAGCGGTCGGGACAGGTTTTGCGTTTTGGTTGGAGAGGGCAAGCATATCATCTCCTTATGGCAT GAAGATGTTGGTTCCTTTGCCTTCACCATTAGGTCTCATTTGCTTGGGAAAACTTTACCTATTGTTGACATCGTTATACTTCGTTTCCATGGGGAACTTAGTCAAAGCAACCGATGGTCTCGATGGATTGGCTGGAGGTATTGCTGCCTTGGCTTTCGTTGCAATGGCAATAGTAGTTCTTCCTATTTGCTCTG ATCTTTCTATTTTTGGAGCTTCGATGGCTGGAGCTTGCTTTGGGTTTCTACTTCATAATCGGTACAGAGCATCTGTGTCCATGGGAGGTACTGGATCATTGGCCATCGGTGGAGCTTTGGCTGCAATGGCTGCTTGCTCTGGAATGTTCTTGCCATTGTTCATATCCTCTGGTGTTTCTATCTTGGAAGCTGCTTCTGTCATTATTCAG GTAGCGTTTTACTCGGCGACTAAGCGTTTAAAGGGAAAAGGGCGTCGGGTTTTCAAAACAGTGCCGTTTCATCATCACCTAAGGCTAAGTGGCTTGAAGGAACCAATGATAGTAACAATGGCATATGTTATATCGTCTTTGCTCTCTCTTTCAGCAGCTTACATAGGTCTTATCTCTGTATAA
- the LOC103860982 gene encoding uncharacterized protein LOC103860982, which yields MEEESLEPLLIRRSARIVRPEGPAVQVVRLMDLIGNMIGDGDQHQKVVMAMVQVQVQVQVQHQMEEKGPGLGLVLVQELVLSQEEEEPQAVALAMVVGPDKQMKAVAQGVEMVQLLQVVEKGANTVKHFVLPL from the coding sequence ATGGAGGAGGAGAGTCTGGAACCCCTGCTCATTCGGCGGTCAGCCAGAATAGTCCGACCGGAGGGTCCAGCGGTGCAAGTGGTTCGGCTCATGGACCTAATTGGGAATATGATTGGGGATGGGGATCAACACCAGAAGGTGGTTATGGCTATGGTTCAGGTTCAGGTTCAGGTTCAGGTTCAACACCAGATGGAGGAAAAGGGTccgggtttgggtttggttcTGGTTCAGGAACTGGTGTTGTctcaggaggaggaggagccacAGGCGGTGGCTCTGGCCATGGTAGTGGGACCGGACAAGCAAATGAAGGCGGTGGCTCAGGGGGTGGAAATGGTGCAGCTTCTCCAGGTCGTAGAGAAAGGAGCCAACACCGTTAAGCATTTCGTGTTACCTCTTTAA